One region of Streptococcus salivarius genomic DNA includes:
- a CDS encoding pyridoxal phosphate-dependent aminotransferase: MDLTQRFNKNLDKIEVSMIRQFDQSISDVPGIKKLTLGEPDFTTPDHVKEAAKAAIDANQSHYTGMAGLPALRQAAADFVKEKYNLTYNPDNEILVTIGATEALSATLTAILEPGDTILLPAPAYPGYEPIANLVGAEIVEIDTTANDFVLTPEMLEKAILEQGDKLKAVLLNYPTNPTGVTYSRQQIKDLAEVLKKYDIFVVSDEVYSELTYVDQHVSIAEYLPEQTILINGLSKSHAMTGWRIGLIFAPAVLTAQLIKSHQYLVTAAATMAQFAAIEALSAGKDDAQPMKVEYLKRRDYILEKMTDLGFKIIKPDGAFYIFAKIPEGYTQDSFKFCQDFAREKAIAIIPGVAFGKYGEGYVRLSYAASMDTIETAMARLKEFMEEHAEA, translated from the coding sequence ATGGATTTAACACAACGTTTTAATAAAAATTTAGATAAGATTGAAGTTTCGATGATTCGTCAGTTTGACCAATCAATTTCAGATGTACCAGGTATCAAAAAGTTGACACTTGGTGAACCTGATTTTACGACTCCAGATCATGTGAAAGAAGCAGCTAAAGCTGCTATCGATGCTAACCAGTCTCACTATACAGGTATGGCAGGACTTCCTGCTTTGCGTCAAGCTGCGGCAGATTTTGTTAAGGAAAAATATAATCTTACTTATAACCCAGATAATGAAATCTTGGTGACTATTGGAGCTACAGAAGCCCTTTCTGCAACTTTGACTGCTATTTTGGAGCCAGGAGATACGATTCTTTTACCTGCACCAGCCTATCCTGGATATGAGCCGATTGCAAATCTAGTTGGTGCTGAAATTGTTGAAATTGATACAACAGCTAATGATTTTGTTTTGACTCCGGAGATGTTAGAAAAGGCAATTTTGGAGCAGGGGGATAAGCTTAAAGCTGTTTTACTTAACTACCCAACTAACCCAACAGGTGTGACTTACTCACGTCAACAGATTAAAGATTTGGCTGAAGTTCTGAAAAAATACGATATTTTTGTTGTTAGCGATGAAGTTTACTCTGAGCTAACTTATGTGGACCAACATGTATCTATTGCTGAGTATTTGCCAGAACAAACGATTTTGATTAATGGTTTGTCTAAATCTCATGCGATGACAGGCTGGCGTATTGGTTTGATTTTTGCACCTGCAGTCTTGACGGCTCAGTTGATTAAGAGTCACCAGTATTTGGTAACAGCTGCAGCTACTATGGCACAATTTGCAGCTATTGAAGCCTTATCTGCTGGTAAAGATGATGCCCAACCAATGAAAGTTGAGTATTTGAAGCGTCGTGATTATATTCTTGAAAAAATGACTGATCTTGGTTTCAAAATTATTAAACCTGATGGTGCTTTCTACATCTTTGCTAAGATTCCAGAAGGCTATACTCAAGATTCCTTTAAGTTCTGTCAAGACTTTGCTCGTGAAAAAGCTATTGCGATTATCCCAGGGGTTGCTTTTGGGAAGTATGGCGAAGGCTATGTTCGTTTGTCGTATGCAGCTAGCATGGATACTATTGAAACAGCTATGGCTCGTTTGAAAGAGTTTATGGAAGAACATGCAGAAGCTTGA
- the recO gene encoding DNA repair protein RecO, whose amino-acid sequence MQKLESRGLVLFNRNYRENDKLVKIFTEQAGKRMFFVRGGGSGKLSAVIQPLTIAEFMMTVNDEGLSFIEDYSQAESFKEITSDIFKLSYATYLASLTDAAIADGVADAQLFAFLEKTLELMEEGLDYEILTNIFEIQVLDRFGVRLNFHECVFCHRVGLPFDFSYKFSGLLCPNHYAEDERRSHLDPNVPYLLDRFQGLSFEELRSISVKDDMKRKLRHFIDDLYDNYVGIHLKSKKFIDNLNSWGHIINKEDSAD is encoded by the coding sequence ATGCAGAAGCTTGAGAGTAGAGGGCTTGTCCTCTTCAATCGTAATTATCGTGAGAACGATAAGCTAGTTAAGATTTTTACCGAGCAAGCTGGTAAACGGATGTTTTTTGTTAGAGGTGGTGGGTCAGGTAAATTAAGTGCTGTGATTCAACCTTTAACCATCGCTGAATTCATGATGACTGTAAATGATGAGGGCTTATCTTTCATAGAGGATTATAGCCAAGCAGAATCCTTTAAGGAAATTACAAGCGATATTTTCAAGCTGTCTTATGCGACTTATTTAGCTTCTCTGACGGATGCTGCTATTGCTGACGGTGTGGCAGATGCACAATTATTTGCATTCTTGGAGAAGACGCTTGAATTAATGGAAGAAGGCTTGGATTATGAAATCTTGACTAATATCTTTGAGATTCAGGTTTTAGACCGTTTCGGTGTACGATTGAATTTTCACGAGTGTGTCTTTTGCCATCGTGTGGGGCTTCCTTTTGATTTTTCGTATAAGTTCTCGGGGCTACTTTGTCCAAATCACTATGCAGAGGATGAAAGGCGTAGTCACTTGGATCCTAATGTACCTTATCTTTTAGATCGTTTTCAGGGGCTTTCTTTTGAGGAATTGAGAAGCATATCTGTTAAGGATGACATGAAACGAAAGCTACGACATTTTATTGATGACCTCTATGATAATTATGTTGGAATACATCTTAAAAGTAAGAAGTTTATTGATAATCTAAATTCTTGGGGTCATATTATAAATAAAGAAGATAGTGCTGACTAG